In one Mesotoga infera genomic region, the following are encoded:
- a CDS encoding carbohydrate ABC transporter permease, with the protein LLGLIIIYTSINIPFSVFLLKNFIDGVPNELSEAARIDGASPMQIYWRVVLPLIKPALSIVSIVSFVNVWNDFFFPLIFITDRSKATITLAVSIFFGEYVNQWHLLFSGLTLAVAPTIILFLLFSRQFITGMTQGAIK; encoded by the coding sequence CTTCTGGGACTGATAATAATCTACACTTCAATCAATATCCCGTTCTCCGTGTTTCTTCTGAAGAATTTCATTGACGGAGTCCCGAACGAGCTTTCAGAAGCAGCTAGAATCGACGGCGCTTCTCCGATGCAGATATACTGGAGAGTCGTTCTTCCCCTCATAAAACCCGCCCTTTCCATAGTGTCTATCGTAAGCTTCGTAAACGTATGGAACGATTTCTTCTTCCCGCTTATTTTCATTACGGACAGATCGAAGGCGACGATCACTCTAGCCGTTTCGATCTTCTTCGGGGAGTATGTAAACCAGTGGCATCTGTTGTTCTCAGGACTTACGCTGGCCGTCGCTCCAACGATAATACTCTTCCTGTTGTTCTCCAGGCAGTTCATAACGGGTATGACGCAGGGAGCAATAAAGTGA
- a CDS encoding DUF1343 domain-containing protein — protein MKVKLGIDCLIDSDKLRKERIGLLTNSSGVNGDLKINVDLMLNGGFNIVKLFGPEHGISGAAADGVSVDNAVDPKYEIPIYSLFGDVIRPTEEMLSGIDAFIYDIQDVGLRFYTYLYSLVYSMEECSKRGIEVVVLDRPDPLSSKIVGPTIKKRLDSIVGGYGLALRYGMTVGEVAKYFNKVFDIGADLTVVPMENYEKYMYYDETGHLWSTPSPNIPSLEHAILYSGFCLFEGTNLSMGRGTVHPFKYIGAPWIDSAPLYKELKEHDHPGVSFRERSFIPGAFKLHDQPCNGLEFYVTDRNAIKPLELALDIIATLMKLWPEKFDWDVHYHGTSIPLNKMWDGRYHFDLIMGDEHYRERLLEGATAAELSGLWKDEQIEFENLVKEFRIY, from the coding sequence ATGAAAGTTAAGCTTGGAATCGACTGTCTCATAGATAGCGACAAACTAAGAAAGGAACGGATCGGGTTGCTGACAAACTCGAGCGGCGTAAATGGAGATCTGAAAATCAATGTTGACCTGATGCTGAACGGTGGATTTAACATCGTGAAGTTGTTCGGACCCGAACACGGTATCTCGGGAGCCGCAGCCGATGGAGTTAGCGTCGACAACGCAGTGGACCCAAAGTATGAAATACCGATCTACTCTCTCTTCGGAGATGTTATACGACCAACAGAGGAAATGCTTTCCGGAATTGATGCCTTCATTTATGATATTCAAGATGTTGGACTCCGATTTTATACGTATCTCTATTCTCTTGTCTATTCAATGGAGGAGTGCTCGAAAAGGGGGATAGAGGTAGTTGTTCTCGACAGGCCGGACCCGCTTTCAAGTAAGATCGTGGGCCCCACAATAAAGAAGAGGCTAGACAGCATTGTTGGAGGGTATGGTCTTGCCTTGAGATATGGCATGACCGTTGGTGAGGTGGCAAAGTACTTCAACAAGGTCTTCGATATCGGCGCGGATCTTACAGTAGTTCCGATGGAGAATTACGAGAAGTATATGTACTATGACGAAACCGGCCACCTTTGGAGCACGCCTTCCCCGAACATACCCTCGCTAGAGCACGCAATACTCTACTCGGGCTTCTGCCTATTTGAGGGCACGAACCTATCCATGGGGCGCGGTACCGTCCATCCATTCAAATACATAGGAGCGCCATGGATCGACTCGGCGCCGCTTTATAAGGAACTGAAAGAGCATGATCATCCCGGTGTTTCCTTCAGAGAGAGGAGTTTCATTCCCGGAGCATTCAAGCTGCACGACCAGCCATGTAATGGCCTCGAGTTCTATGTTACGGATAGAAACGCAATCAAACCACTGGAACTTGCTCTTGACATCATTGCCACTCTCATGAAGCTTTGGCCGGAAAAATTCGACTGGGATGTTCATTATCACGGGACCAGCATTCCCCTAAACAAGATGTGGGACGGCAGGTACCATTTCGACCTGATTATGGGAGACGAGCATTACAGAGAAAGGCTCCTGGAAGGAGCAACGGCCGCCGAACTTTCCGGACTGTGGAAAGATGAGCAAATAGAGTTCGAGAATCTGGTGAAAGAGTTCAGGATCTATTGA
- a CDS encoding ATPase gives MSKKILAMDGGGTSLRVTAISSEGKKRKSYSTGVNITAVSSSNLISIFSLVRDDIWIPDVILAAFSGAGDRIREGKLRQALESVFRDSEIEVIMDIEGLYRAAVGEERGVVVVSGTGSTVYGHDHAGVAVKSGGWGHIFDDEGSAYWISKELIAASLKYRDGLIPHDPVFDQLVQFFETDNIEELVNLTLLPDMKTKIASFSKVALKDPSELVKIVADKGIGILAKRTLRVLERTGEVDTIHTFGGSFASAYYNERFSKMINSHRTSLFTGNVDEILAEQMFEKLNRS, from the coding sequence ATGAGCAAGAAGATACTTGCAATGGACGGCGGCGGAACTAGTCTTAGGGTAACTGCCATTTCAAGTGAAGGAAAGAAAAGGAAGAGTTATAGCACGGGAGTGAATATTACTGCAGTTAGTTCCAGTAATCTTATATCGATCTTCTCATTAGTCCGCGACGATATTTGGATTCCGGACGTCATACTTGCTGCGTTCTCCGGTGCCGGAGACAGAATCCGCGAAGGAAAGTTGAGACAGGCATTGGAATCTGTTTTCAGAGACTCGGAAATTGAGGTAATTATGGATATTGAAGGTCTTTACAGAGCTGCGGTTGGCGAAGAAAGAGGTGTCGTTGTTGTTTCAGGTACTGGCTCAACGGTTTATGGTCATGACCATGCAGGTGTAGCGGTTAAATCCGGCGGTTGGGGACACATTTTTGATGATGAGGGAAGCGCTTACTGGATCTCTAAAGAGCTGATCGCCGCTTCTCTAAAGTACAGGGATGGACTTATTCCTCACGATCCCGTTTTCGATCAACTTGTCCAGTTCTTTGAAACAGATAACATAGAAGAGCTCGTCAATCTCACGCTTCTACCCGACATGAAGACAAAGATTGCTTCTTTTAGTAAAGTTGCTCTGAAAGATCCCTCCGAATTGGTTAAGATCGTAGCGGATAAAGGGATCGGAATACTTGCCAAGAGAACCCTCAGAGTTCTTGAAAGAACTGGAGAGGTTGACACAATACACACCTTCGGCGGCTCTTTTGCTTCCGCCTATTACAACGAAAGATTCTCAAAGATGATAAACAGTCACAGAACCTCGCTTTTCACCGGAAATGTTGATGAGATACTAGCCGAGCAGATGTTTGAGAAGCTCAATAGATCCTGA
- a CDS encoding GntR family transcriptional regulator, with protein MRETGTPVYYRIYKELKHRISKGVYSKKIPTEKELCNEFGVSRLTLRRALDELKREAVIESSKGRGTFVVEQKHEESISELTGFTEEAAREKLRASSIVLSVGLVVPPDDIAKNFGVPTDGMVVFLHRVRYLNDEPYGIEMAYLNPLADIRILNIVSRDMSVESLYAILKNELSLVLDYAQENIEVCRLSKEEAFHLNVEEGSYGIARERQTFTNRNLCVEVVKSVYRGDRYRLKVVRRVE; from the coding sequence TTGAGAGAAACCGGTACACCGGTTTACTACCGGATTTATAAGGAGTTGAAGCATCGAATAAGTAAGGGAGTCTATTCGAAGAAGATTCCAACCGAAAAGGAACTATGCAATGAATTCGGCGTAAGTAGGCTTACTCTGAGAAGAGCACTTGACGAGCTCAAGAGAGAGGCAGTAATTGAGTCTTCGAAGGGTCGTGGTACATTCGTTGTTGAACAGAAACACGAAGAGAGCATAAGCGAGCTAACAGGGTTCACTGAAGAGGCAGCTAGAGAAAAACTTAGGGCCAGCTCAATAGTGTTGAGTGTTGGGCTTGTTGTTCCTCCTGATGATATTGCTAAAAACTTCGGTGTTCCAACCGATGGTATGGTAGTGTTTCTACATAGAGTGAGATATCTGAATGACGAACCCTACGGAATTGAGATGGCTTACTTGAATCCTCTGGCAGATATCAGGATCCTCAACATAGTCAGCAGAGATATGAGTGTAGAGTCTCTGTATGCTATTCTAAAGAATGAGCTGTCATTAGTCCTTGATTACGCTCAGGAAAACATTGAAGTCTGCAGACTTTCCAAAGAAGAGGCATTTCATCTTAATGTAGAAGAGGGAAGTTACGGCATAGCTCGTGAAAGACAGACATTTACAAATAGGAACCTTTGCGTTGAAGTAGTCAAATCAGTATACAGAGGGGATCGTTACAGACTAAAGGTAGTGAGGAGAGTAGAATGA
- the murQ gene encoding N-acetylmuramic acid 6-phosphate etherase, whose amino-acid sequence MKFHQLETEGSNPRTKNLDELSTYEMLRIMNEEDATVPLSVREVLNEVASAVELCVRSLELGGRIVYAGAGTSGRLGVLDAAEVVPTFGVSKDLFVTMIAGGQEALANAVEQAEDSIELGEEEARKESITEKDAVVGISASGRTPYVEGILKYARKQGARTILICNVGTPRLTELADVTIAVRTGPEVITGSTRLKAGTAQKMVLNMISTITMVKVGRVFGNYMIGVKILNRKLVDRATRIVSEISDLSYEESEKILEASGREVPLAILMALTGLGKEKCEESLKNNRGHVRSALKELGRVS is encoded by the coding sequence GTGAAGTTTCATCAACTTGAGACAGAGGGATCTAATCCCAGAACGAAAAATCTTGATGAACTATCGACGTATGAGATGCTTAGGATTATGAACGAAGAGGATGCGACAGTTCCACTGTCTGTTAGAGAAGTTCTAAATGAAGTCGCCTCTGCGGTTGAGTTGTGCGTGAGGTCTCTAGAACTTGGAGGAAGAATTGTCTATGCCGGGGCAGGCACGAGCGGACGTCTTGGCGTCCTTGATGCAGCGGAGGTCGTTCCCACTTTTGGGGTTTCGAAAGATCTGTTCGTAACTATGATAGCCGGGGGCCAGGAAGCTCTCGCAAACGCCGTCGAGCAAGCCGAGGACAGCATCGAGTTAGGCGAGGAAGAGGCAAGAAAGGAAAGTATAACTGAAAAGGACGCGGTAGTAGGGATCTCGGCATCGGGACGGACGCCTTATGTGGAAGGAATACTGAAGTACGCGAGAAAGCAGGGAGCCCGAACTATCTTGATATGCAATGTGGGAACTCCCCGGCTTACAGAGCTTGCCGATGTTACGATAGCTGTCAGGACCGGTCCCGAAGTCATTACGGGCAGTACAAGGCTGAAGGCTGGTACGGCTCAGAAGATGGTCTTGAATATGATCAGCACGATCACGATGGTTAAGGTTGGCAGAGTCTTTGGGAACTACATGATAGGGGTAAAGATCCTCAATCGAAAGTTGGTGGATAGAGCAACTAGAATAGTTTCTGAGATTAGCGATCTCTCTTACGAAGAATCGGAGAAGATACTTGAAGCCTCAGGCAGAGAGGTCCCCCTTGCGATTCTCATGGCCCTTACGGGACTCGGTAAGGAAAAGTGCGAGGAGTCGCTCAAAAATAATAGAGGCCATGTGCGCTCGGCTCTCAAAGAACTGGGAAGAGTGAGTTGA
- a CDS encoding beta-N-acetylhexosaminidase translates to CPIIDFSANLTVEEADRLAANTPGKGVRLVFTENAHLHEGQRELLLKLSQRTGRTLVIALRNPYDAFLKGVKNCVISYGYEAVSQRSLKKVLCGTIKTQGKLPVRIPQEV, encoded by the coding sequence TGCCCGATAATTGACTTCTCGGCCAATTTGACCGTTGAAGAAGCGGACAGACTGGCTGCCAATACTCCTGGAAAGGGTGTGAGGCTGGTCTTTACGGAGAACGCTCACCTTCACGAAGGTCAGAGAGAGCTTCTCTTGAAGCTTTCGCAAAGAACGGGAAGAACACTGGTAATCGCATTGAGAAATCCATACGATGCTTTCCTGAAAGGCGTTAAGAACTGCGTAATCAGCTACGGTTACGAAGCGGTTTCGCAAAGGAGCCTTAAGAAGGTTCTATGCGGCACGATCAAAACGCAAGGAAAACTTCCGGTAAGGATACCGCAGGAGGTCTAA